A window of Pedobacter lusitanus contains these coding sequences:
- a CDS encoding MFS transporter: MQAYTIAEISSSNIRLTITKFVAFTFLGYFTIGLSLAVLPVFIHHQLGYSPMIAGIVISLQYVTTFLFRGYAGNIVDKKGPKPAVLIGMGGFALSGILLFVAYHLQNIPALSLGVLVLTRFMTGFGEGLIGASPVNWAIIAVGDQHTGKAISFNGIASYGALAVGAPLGVILHNAYGIGSIGLLIIVVGVTGFFYARSQKALKGNNKEPRKPFLQVLKTVSPYGICLALGGLGFGTISTFITLYYSSLNWTGAVLCLSVFSVLFIVGRLIFGRSIETYGGMKTAIACLAMESTGLLILSLATNPHVALIGAGIAGLGFSLIFPALGVEAVKRVPASNQGAALGGYGLFIDLSLGLTGPLVGGVASHFGMLYIFPFSMAVVFTGFILAVLIQYKRG; encoded by the coding sequence ATGCAAGCATATACAATTGCGGAGATTTCATCATCAAACATCCGCCTTACAATTACTAAATTCGTCGCATTTACTTTTCTCGGATATTTCACTATCGGATTGTCACTGGCCGTATTACCAGTCTTTATTCATCATCAACTTGGCTATAGCCCAATGATTGCAGGTATAGTGATCAGTCTGCAATATGTTACTACATTTTTATTCCGCGGATATGCCGGAAATATTGTTGATAAAAAAGGACCAAAACCAGCAGTCTTAATAGGCATGGGCGGATTTGCTTTAAGTGGGATCCTACTATTTGTAGCTTATCATCTGCAAAACATCCCTGCACTGAGTCTCGGTGTTCTTGTACTGACCAGATTTATGACCGGTTTTGGCGAAGGTCTGATTGGTGCCAGTCCCGTTAACTGGGCAATCATTGCTGTTGGAGACCAGCATACCGGCAAAGCGATTTCTTTTAACGGTATTGCCAGTTACGGTGCATTAGCTGTTGGAGCTCCGCTGGGCGTTATCCTTCATAATGCTTACGGAATAGGCAGTATTGGTCTGCTGATAATCGTAGTCGGAGTAACCGGATTTTTCTATGCCAGAAGTCAGAAAGCCTTAAAAGGAAATAATAAAGAACCAAGAAAACCCTTCCTGCAAGTACTTAAAACAGTATCTCCCTACGGAATCTGTCTTGCCCTTGGTGGTCTGGGATTTGGAACAATTTCTACCTTTATCACCCTGTACTATTCTTCCTTAAACTGGACTGGCGCTGTTTTATGCTTATCTGTTTTTAGTGTCCTTTTTATAGTTGGCCGTCTGATATTCGGACGTTCTATAGAAACCTATGGCGGGATGAAAACAGCTATAGCCTGTCTTGCCATGGAATCCACAGGCTTGCTCATCCTATCTTTAGCTACTAATCCTCATGTTGCACTTATAGGCGCAGGTATAGCCGGACTTGGTTTTTCACTGATCTTCCCGGCACTTGGTGTAGAAGCCGTTAAAAGAGTACCAGCTTCCAACCAGGGAGCTGCATTGGGAGGTTATGGATTATTCATAGACTTATCACTCGGACTTACCGGTCCACTGGTAGGCGGTGTTGCCAGTCATTTTGGAATGCTGTACATTTTCCCTTTCAGTATGGCCGTTGTATTTACAGGTTTTATTCTCGCTGTACTGATCCAGTACAAACGGGGATAA